In Vanacampus margaritifer isolate UIUO_Vmar chromosome 6, RoL_Vmar_1.0, whole genome shotgun sequence, the DNA window CCGCTGCTTCGCGGCGATTTGGCTACGCGTGGGGAGAAAACACCCGAAGAATTTATTGTACTCGAACGGCCATTGATTTCGCTGCTTTTGGCCTTTGGAGCTCCGATAAAATGTCGTCTTGGCccaaagcctcaaaagcttcccTGCGGCAGCAGGCTAACCCAAACGGGAGGTCAGTGCATTGCCGTTTTTGCTTCAGCATTAGCATGCTACTCGGGAGACCTCATACAAAGCACTCGGCCACGTTTGTTTTAACCATGAAACATCTCTTTATgtatttctgttttgttgtATAGCGCCCAGCCGTTGATGTTGTTCCGGAGAAGTGCGCCGTATTCAACCAGGGAGGAGAGGAGCGAAGAGCTCAAGGATGCACTGGACAGGTGTGTGTAATTCCAttcaataaaattgtattttatttagcgCCAAATCAAAGAAGAAGTTTAAACCTAAGGCGGCGGATGAGCTTGTGTGGACAGACCCAGCGACTTTTAACAAAGTGGGCAACCATGTTCATACTGTTGTTCATGTTACTCTTTGATGAGTTGCAACTGTAAGTTATGTTAATgtttcattaataataataagcattaTATGATCATTTGGCAATAAAAAAGGGTGTCAACATATGTGACAAAAGGGGCACATCAATGTCATGCCAAAAGGTGCTCCCCTGATTCTGCAACCTCTAGTCACACTTATTGAAATCACACTGCCAGCCCTGTTGTGATCTTGTATCTAAAATGAGGCATCAATATCATCTATTGGTGGTTGTTCAACAGTAAAGTGgtttccaagtttgacatttaaagTGGAGCAGCATTAGACGTTACTGTAAATGATGGACTACAGTGCATACAATTTCGTAATATGCTTCTGCTGTCGGAACGGAGCTTTGTAGTAACAAAAGACCACCTGTATAAAACAAATGTTGActcaatttaaaattatttcaagCGCATTTATTGTGTAAGTTTGAAACATGCTTCCCTTCCGGTTGTGTTTATTCGTATTCATATacacaataattaaatatatgtttCTTTCAGTTACAAAGAACTAGAACAGAAGCAAAACTACAGTGGTGGTGTCAAGTATGACGGCGCAAAGCATCAAACCAATGGTGAGAATTAACACAAGTTCTTCAAATACCTTTTCCACATTATACTACTGGTTGCTGTCATTTGTAAGTAATAAAATGTTGCATTATTGCCGTCTCTGAATTACACTTTTTCTGCATTACTTTTCAACttaattcaaacaaaacaactgcTGAATTCTAAATGATGATAATTCAATTTAAtagattacaagttacaagagaggttttgtactttttacccCCTCACAAAATCAAACTAAACCTTTTTATAAGCATAGATTAAAGTAAATAcaagtctttgttttttttcttgtttttttgtggcataTCATAGAGCATCAATGCCATGTTTCAAGCATGTACACAATCATAAACATGTTGCATAACAACTGAATTGAGTAGGTAAATTATTTAACCCAAACAAATCCTCTTCACATGAGGCTCCCCAATAGATCTAGCATAGTAGCCTAAAGAACATGCTTGGAAGAAAATGAAGTCAAACATGGGCTAacaaatatacacacatgcacttTACACAAATggtattaaataattaaactcaccttttgacatttacacatAATTATAAATGTTAGGGAATACTGTACTGGCAAATTGTAATGGCAAAGTAGAGTGCAGGAGCTATCAGCTGCATTGTGAGAGAAgatttcaatttttattgcacaaGGTGCATTCAAGAACCGCGAAGACCAACGAACACCTTGAATGCagacgagagaaaaaaaacagttaaatctCGCAATAACTTCAAAATTCCACTCGATGGTGTCAGAGTAACACTTGCTGTTTAGGCCTGGTCACAAAAACAGCAATCGGCTACGTTTGGGATTCACTGCATTTCAGAAATTCCTGTTAGTATCTCAAGCAAGATTTGCATTTTCATCCACTTGCACATTCCCTTGCGATTTCTCATCAATCCTTGTATTTTTCTGCTCCTCCAGCCAAGCCCGAGAACACCATTGCAGACAGACGGAAAACCTTGTATCAGAAATTCTACAGGCAAGTGCAGGAGGATCAAACAACTGCTGACTGTGTGATCATCTCCGTGACCAACCAGTGCCTGTAAGTACAAATTGCGAATATGCTCATAGCCAGAGAAATGGTTTCCAGCACTTTGGGTCAAGGACTTACTTAAAACGTTACCAAAGCTGGAGGGACTATTGGTTTCACAAGCCTcatccagttttttttaaagtttttttactttatcttttttttttttttactttatctatTCCTGGAGTTGGCGTTACCACTTCCTCATAAGGACTTGCTGACAAcatcacacaacaacaacaaatctcaGTTAATTCCAACTTTTAAATGTGATATACTCTATGATTCCTGGCACATAATGTCTATATATTTCGAATGATACAgctctttttttcaacatgacatgcataattattttttctcaccTTAGTGACATGAATAAGCCAAACTCcccaaataattgaaataacaaTCCAACATTAAAGCTTGGTGAAATGCTGtaacatgttaaaatgttatttttcgaCAATCTTTAATTGTTCTTGTTTAACCGTAAAAGGTTTGAACCACAGACTGACCGAAGAAAACCGAAAGACTTTCATCGCCGCAACATACTTCACATTTCAGACTTGAACTCAGATtgctcatgcaaaaaaaaaagacatattgcACACTTCACACTACCCTCAtttcaaatatataaatgatgaacacaaaatattaaGTCAGCCATCACTCAGAGAAAATATGTTATACTTTTTAATTGACCAAGATGTCAACCTAAAAATCTTGACTTTATTCAAACAGTTATACattatttcttgaaaaaaactgtggaatatgagttaagccgcAAAATCCTCCAATTCGGTATACATGTCAGGGAGcacccattttgccacttaccgTCGACTGCCacccagcttcagaaaacagctgagctgtgattggtttgttgcctgagccttgagcaactgtgatgtcattttcagtggacaacaagtggcaaaatggcagcctcctgacatggataaaaacaggtggcttTTGTTGCATAGCTGCTCTCATGAACAAACGCAATATAAATCAGAAAGCCGTGTTTAGGCGAGTGGGGGTCCATACAACatattactgtaaatattttttgggaccTGACTCCTTTTTGCCCCACACAAATACTGCACTGCCATGCTTCTTGGTTATAATATCTAAGCATAAACCAACTTCAGTTGATACTAAAGTTGAAACTGTTGTTCACCACTCACTCACCGCAATTGACATTGAAAGTGTTTGACTGCAAACATTTTCCTTAAATATCACAACTGTACTGTATGACTACATGGTAGCACGGTAAAATGACACACTTACACGAAGTTCACACTGCCATCAAAAcattacattgaaaattgaaatgAGCTCCATTCATAGTTTACTGTCCAATTGAGACACCTGTTTTTGACTGTAAAATTGTATACATTTGTCACTCACCTACTCAAAGCATCACATTCATAATCCAAGTTTGCCTAACCAGGTTTTACAACACATCCAAGTCAAACTGTCACCTCAAACTAATTAATCTGTCCAGTcttattaatttcatttaggTTGGTCTTCGTTCCAGTTAAGTCAGTCAACAAAGAGGTGCTGAGTTAACATGTTTCTCTTCCTCTCAAAGGGATTACCCCAAATCGCTAAACCAGTGCTTGCAGGAGCGTGGCCTGTTGGTGGAAATGCTCTACCTGCAGGCGGAGTCGGGCCTGACCCAAGCCCTACAGGATGTCCGAGGTGTTGGCTTTCCGTTATGTATTCTGGTGGAGCAGACAAACATAGCTCTGTCCTCCTGCACTGTTATCATTTTCTCAGAGCCCCTCAAAAGTAAGTCCCTCTCCCCCACAAAACCACTTCCAATTACAAGCCCCCACCACTGACCACGCAATGTACCGTTCACACACCAACATGTCAGTCAACCTACCTGAAAACACAACCCCACATGAgtttaaattcacattttgatacttttcattaaaagattttttgtttgtttgtttttttaataatccccAAAAAGGCTTCATAATACATTGATTTCAAACGGGTTGTAATATGCCCACAGGTGACATTGCATACGTTGACTCCAGTCCAAAAATAGCTTTCTATGAATGTCtgaagaaaacaatattttattacaaCTTGGATTTCTTCTTCATGCCTCTCTTTCCCAGTTTGTAGAAGAGAAAAGCAAACTCGGGAACATGTCCTGTTTGTAGCTTTCATTGCTGCGCCGCATTATTTGAAGGCTGTAGCGGAGCATAATACGTGTCAATGTCTTTTGAGGATGACATTTTCTTGACTCAATATGGGggaatttatgattaattatactatatatttttggtacatattttttaaacatttttagattAGTCAAAGATTGCAGAAATAAGTTGACTTTtgcaattttcagcagtaaaaaaaaaaaattctataattaatttgataacttcattatttttcatgtacaattaatagctttaaaaacacattttgccccTTGTGgactgaaagtgacatcacatgtgctcaGAGGTCAGGTAATGAATGACCAATCATGCTCGCGTTTTCTGGGTTtcgtcatgtgatgtttgcaagaTGAGCCGTGATCGCtgtgttacctgagccctgagcaattaAGACTTCTTAATGATCAATTAATTCAGTTCTAAGAGATGCCCTCCTGTGACTTTCAGATCGTGTTTTTGGATTTATTCGATCCATTTCCTAGCTGAGATTATAATCCAAGTTGTAACAAAGTGTAGTTTCCTAAATGTGCACCTCACTTATTTTGTAAACCTCACATCAttgtgtggggggaaaaagcatAATGTGCGCTTCAATTCACCAAATTAACTTATATTTTTAGTATCATGCACAATTACATTAAAACTACATGTCAAGTCTGTGTTTGCttctaaataaaacatttaattgacaTATTAGCATTCTCTGACTgagacaaacaaaatgaaagcagCATCACTCAATGTCAACGGGCTCCATTACAGATCGCACATTTCAGTGTTTGTGTAGGAATTGAATCCAATCTTATCCATTCACACTTGGCACCAGCCTAATAAACAATTCAGCAACTGAAGTCACATTGAGAAATACAGCCCGCCAGAGGTACCTCATGACCACATATATCAGCGTACAGTAAAACCAACTGACGGGTGTAGTTTTCTTTCACGTCTTCCCTCGTGAGCCCCCTCTGACGCATATTTGGTTAACCTTCCACTTTCGCCCACAGTCCACCGCAACATGCCCAAAGAGCAGGCCATGGATTTTGTTGTAGCCGAGCACAGGCGCGGAGTTGGTAAGGAAAGCAAACAAAGGGACCCCGCAGATATTGCATCGCAGGCGTCGCAGTTGCTCGGGGAATTTCTGGATCGGGAAAAGATCGAGCGCCACGTTGTTCCCTCGGAAATGCGTCAGTCCCTCCAGCTGTTGTCGTGCGGCGTGCACATTTACGCCGAGGAGCTGGAAGCCATCTTGGCATTTGTCCGCGCCCGTCAGGAACATCTAAGAGGTGGGACGCTTATCAGTCGTGTCAACGACTCTTAACGTTTCCATTCATCTAATGGGATCTTCTTGACCTTGCATGCCTTTTCTTACCAGCGAGCAACGGCGGGGAGCAGAAGGGCGCCGTTTCATCTTCAGGACCGGGAAAGCCGCCCCCACTTCTTCCGACACCGCTTGGGCCGCCTCAGTGTGTAAGTGAGGCGGGGCGCCCGCTGTTGGACTGTTCTCCGCCCACACCGATGCCACTCTTACCTACACCAGGTAAAGCCTGGGCCTGTTATATTTTTCCTTTAGTTCTGTCCCACTTTTGTTGAGCtcatgtgcaatacattttaattgaataatttagTTCAAATGGAACAGTGGCTTTAATTTGCAAGTGTaatattcaaatatttgttttcttcacttttagGATCTTTTCCGAAAAGTAAGCCTCCCCCTCTGCTCTCCTTGCAACAATCGCCATCCTTGCACAACTCCTACAGTGGCCCCGGTTTGCTACGTACACCCCTAATACCGCACCTCCCGCCGCGTCTCCATGTCCCGAGAGGGTCCCACAGCATGAGAGGTGCTCCACCCACCCTTAAAAGTTCTCGCCCTCCGCTTTTATCTACTCCAGGTGCGTTACTTGTTGTAATCTTTCCATTTGATTGAATGCATATAAGAATTGATGGTAACTTGTTGTCTGGTGGTGACGTGTCATGATTAAAATTGTTAAACAGGACTCGGGAACAAGAGGGAATTAAATGACTAATTTTTCTCCTCTTGTCTGTCCCAAGGTGTCCCTCGCCTTAGCGTTCCCAGACATTAAGCTTGCAGCATCCAAGAACAACTCCATATTTAAGAGACTtccattgatatttttttatttattttttggggttctGTAGGATTCATTCAACTTTTAAAAGTTTGGTACCATTATGGTTTATTATGTGGCTGAAGTACATTTTTCCTCAttgtatatgttttattttttttattttttttgtatagtcaTCTATATTCAGTTTGCCGTTTTTTAGATTGACCTACACACGTTAAGTGTAAAGATGTTaataaaaaagacagagttACTGAATCATTTTTCATGCCTTGTTTTACAGAGATATTTTGTATCTCGCAAGTATGGGCAAAATGTctcaaagaaaacattttaaaaataggatacaagacaaagtaaaaaaaaaatgtgcaaaattaaaatgttgaaaCTTTAGGTTGTGTTTATTGTTCCGATACTGTTTTTTGATCCccaataccgattccgatacccagttttgcagtatcggccgatgccaatACCGTACCGATACCTAGTTGTTGGGTTTTTTCTCAACGTGAAAAAGCTAGGGCCAAGGGCCAATAGGctatcttggctcggcatgcagtgaaaacgtcacacatcagtgaatgtcgtgcacgagcaagacacaaaatgctgcatccaaagtcctacattagcgtcggaaataatggctttggcatgttacttgttattACTCGCCGATGCCGATCAGGGCCTCTCCtgataccggtatcggaacaacactagttgtGTTATAAAGTTGGACAATGCAGAATGCTGTTGATTCAACAAATCCTACAGTATGTTCTATGTTTAGACTTTTTTGGACAAATGTGATACTTAGCATTATTTGTAAAGTATGTGGACTTTTTTAATACTTCAAACGTTTATGTGTAGTTGAAGTCATTTCACGttctaggtttttttttttgtttcttttttttattattcatggatgcttttttcaattcatttgtgtgacggtatcaaatgcttttgaaAAAGCCTTCTGCGTTGCGTCGGAAGGAAACTTTAAGTTGACAATTTTTCTGTCTTGTACTTTATGAAGTGTAAATTAAGCATTTGTAGCTGTGGCCATGTGCTCTTTAATGTGCTCCTGAGATCTGCATATTTTGTGGAGAGGTTTCTTTGCACAGCATACTgaacaatgtttgttttttgttttgtagcttcacttttcaaatgtattaaaatcattaagtgtgtgcattcattttgcTGATATCTTTAACTTATTGTGAGACGTGTATTTTAGTcataaaaattgtaaaactgAAATTGTAGGTTCTAATACCCAAGTGACATCACGCACCTCCACTCAACATGCTATTCAATCAATCCATGTCCCCTCAAAATTGACGATTACGTTCTACGTTTTAATGCTTTACAAAACAGTTGATTGAGAAATTGGCTAATGTTAAGCAAATTCCTTATCTGTTCACGTCAGAAGTACACTAACGTGAAATTTGTGCTAAATATTACACTTGTTTTACAGCCTAAGTGGCATAGTTAGCTTGTAACATTTTGATTGCCTTATAAAGCACGAAATGTATCAGAATGTTGCATCCACGTTTTTGTCATCTTGTCTATTCTGTGCAGCTAGACTGCTGCGAGGAGACCATCAACCCGGACAATAATGGGCAGATGGACAAACAACACGAAAGATTGCAAGTTTGTTTGGTATGATAGAAGCTGATTAGTAATGCCCCCTgctggccttaaaaaaaaaaggtgacaaacCGTATAGTAAATTTCACTGACATGTACATGTAGCTCAATAGTTGGAGGCTGAGGAGGCCGGAAGATAAAAAATCCtagatttattttacaaaaatattgttctttgtctttttcttttttttttattgtagccCTCCACTAATAGAAtggtctttatttttctttaacttttGCTTTGCTAGGCTTATCAAGGCACAACACTTCACTGTTCAAATGCTGGCTTTTTGTTGaaaactaaccaatcacatcaCATTGAAACTTGTGTTACAAGGAAGTCGGCGCACACCTGTCACCATCTAATGGGCCTTTGATAACCCCAAAAaggatttcaaatgttctagtaggcttttcctgacatgttTGTTGCTTTCATGCAAAAGcctgaagttttttttcttcttatagtGGCAACTATTTGGTACTGTTCACAATTGCCTCCGCCTTGACTAAGCCTAGTCTAAGACCCTTTTGCCCTCTGATGGCCTGTCTTTTACCACTCTTGGAAAATAGTTAAAACTGAGTGTGTTCTtagtgtgtgtacatgtgt includes these proteins:
- the LOC144054091 gene encoding uncharacterized protein LOC144054091 gives rise to the protein MSSWPKASKASLRQQANPNGSAQPLMLFRRSAPYSTREERSEELKDALDSYKELEQKQNYSGGVKYDGAKHQTNAKPENTIADRRKTLYQKFYRQVQEDQTTADCVIISVTNQCLDYPKSLNQCLQERGLLVEMLYLQAESGLTQALQDVRGVGFPLCILVEQTNIALSSCTVIIFSEPLKIHRNMPKEQAMDFVVAEHRRGVGKESKQRDPADIASQASQLLGEFLDREKIERHVVPSEMRQSLQLLSCGVHIYAEELEAILAFVRARQEHLRASNGGEQKGAVSSSGPGKPPPLLPTPLGPPQCVSEAGRPLLDCSPPTPMPLLPTPGSFPKSKPPPLLSLQQSPSLHNSYSGPGLLRTPLIPHLPPRLHVPRGSHSMRGAPPTLKSSRPPLLSTPGVPRLSVPRH